One window of the Colletotrichum lupini chromosome 9, complete sequence genome contains the following:
- a CDS encoding phytanoyl-CoA dioxygenase, giving the protein MTSDLEEAKTHLREHGWVRVPSVLTTEEAAGVLDRLWKAKAAAEARGEDTYLSFLDPNPSNVRVFYLLELDKIFRELIAHPTAISMVKAVLGENFLISNFTANIARPGSQSMALHSDQSIVFPDPWQNVWALNVIWCLTDVNKENGATQYIPGSNKWIYRKEVPDNAPEMLVSFEGKAGDIIVMDGRVWHTSGSNITEDQDRALLFGYYTAPFMRQQVNWTAKLPKEVQDTCSEELKEWLGLNPVGNIGMTGDLRYMSVQYPDDKKKARETVAAG; this is encoded by the coding sequence ATGACTTCCGACCTAGAGGAGGCAAAGACTCACCTCAGAGAACACGGATGGGTTCGTGTCCCGTCGGTTCTCACCACAGAAGAGGCTGCTGGCGTACTTGACCGGCTATGGAAGGCAAAAGCAGCGGCTGAAGCTCGTGGCGAGGACACATACCTGTCGTTCCTGGACCCCAACCCCAGCAACGTGCGGGTGTTCTACTTGCTAGAGCTCGACAAGATCTTCCGTGAGCTCATTGCTCACCCGACTGCCATCTCCATGGTCAAGGCCGTACTGGGGGAGAACTTCCTCATCAGCAACTTCACTGCAAACATTGCCCGACCCGGATCGCAGAGTATGGCCTTGCATTCGGACCAGAGTATCGTCTTTCCCGATCCGTGGCAGAACGTCTGGGCGCTCAATGTCATCTGGTGTCTGACGGATGTCAACAAGGAGAACGGTGCAACCCAATACATACCCGGATCGAACAAGTGGATTTATCGCAAGGAGGTGCCCGATAATGCGCCAGAGATGCTAGTCTCTTTCGAAGGTAAGGCCGGCGATATCATTGTCATGGACGGTCGTGTGTGGCACACCTCTGGTAGCAACATCACCGAGGATCAGGATCGGGCACTTCTGTTTGGATATTACACCGCACCATTCATGCGTCAACAGGTCAACTGGACAGCCAAACTTCCCAAGGAAGTTCAGGATACCTGTAGCGAGGAGCTGAAGGAGTGGCTTGGCCTCAATCCTGTAGGGAATATTGGCATGACGGGAGATCTGAGGTATATGTCGGTGCAGTACCCTGACGATAAGAAGAAGGCACGCGAGACGGTTGCGGCTGGTTGA
- a CDS encoding alcohol dehydrogenase GroES-like domain-containing protein: protein MSYPEKFTGFCTAGPSSWNKFTKETLTPKPFEDHDIDVQIECCGVCGSDVHTITGGWGEYEGPLCVGHEVVGKAVAVGKNVKEIKVGDRVGVGAQVWACLKCEQCKNQNENYCPHLVDTYNAKYEDGSQAHGGFASHIRAHEYFTFKIPDAIKSENAGPLMCAGLTTYSPLVRGGVGPGSVVAIVGIGGLGHLGLQWAKALGAEVYAVTHSPDKAEDCKKLGAKEVIDTNKKDWAKPYAFKFDFMLNCSDMTNEFDLQMYLSTLKVGGHFHMVGLPDKPLPQFPAGLFASNSAKMSGSHIGNNQEMNALLKLAAEKGISPWVETIDISEAGCKEAVERVKANKVHYRFTLVGHQKAFGTA, encoded by the exons ATGAGCTACCCAGAGAAGTTTACTGGCTTCTGCACCGCAGGGCCTAGCTCGTGGAACAAATTCACCAAAGAAACTCTCACGCCGAAACCCTTTGAAGATCACGACATTGATGTGCAGATCGAATGCTGCGGTGTCTGCGGGTCTGACGTCCACACTATCACTGGCGGCTGGGGCGAGTACGAGGGTCCCCTGTGCGTCGGCCACGAG GTTGTTGGCAAGGCTGTTGCTGTGGGGAAGAACGTGAAGGAGATCAAGGTGGGCGACAGAGTTGGTGTGGGTGCTCAGGTTTGGGCGTGCCTCAAGTGCGAGCAGTGCAAGAACCAGAATGAGAACTACTGCCCTCACTTGGTCG ACACATACAATGCCAAGTACGAGGATGGAAGCCAAGCACATGGCGGCTTTGCTAGTCACATTCGCGCTCACGAGTACTTCACCTTCAAGATTCCTGATGCGATAAAATCGGAGAATGCTGGCCCACTAATGTGCGCCGGTCTCACCACGTACTCACCTCTGGTACGGGGTGGTGTCGGCCCGGGGTCCGTCGTCGCCATTGTCGGTATCGGCGGACTCGGCCACCTCGGTCTGCAGTGGGCCAAGGCACTCGGAGCGGAAGTCTACGCCGTTACCCACTCGCCGGACAAGGCCGAAGACTGCAAGAAGTTGGGTGCCAAGGAAGTCATTGACACCAACAAGAAGGACTGGGCTAAGCCTTATGCTTTCAAGTTCGACTTCATGCTCAACTGCTCCGACATGACCAACGAGTTTGACCTTCAGATGTACCTGTCCACTCTTAAGGTCGGCGGTCATTTCCACATGGTCGGCTTGCCAGACAAGCCTTTGCCTCAGTTCCCCGCAGGCCTCTTCGCCAGCAATTCTGCCAAGATGTCCGGTAGCCACATCGGAAATAACCAGGAGATGAACGCTCTGTTGAAGTTGGCCGCCGAGAAGGGCATCTCACCTTGGGTTGAGACTATTGATATTTCGGAGGCAGGATGCAAGGAGGCTGTTGAGAGAGTGAAGGCGAACAAAGTTCACTACCGCTTTACCCTTGTCGGCCACCAGAAGGCATTCGGTACTGCTTGA